One region of Pseudoalteromonas sp. R3 genomic DNA includes:
- a CDS encoding PAS domain-containing hybrid sensor histidine kinase/response regulator codes for MESGDVFYSPRYRELLGYSPTDHKGFPDRFEVLEHHLHPKDKSATFSALQDHLNGKGGFDVEFRLRTRQNDYRYFRAKGLALRNESGKAIRMSGSLTDITDQKMYQEALSQAKEHNDLLAYAIESCDVGIIISDAKEQGLPLAFINSAFTTITGYGEEVLGTNCKFLQGKETAQEAVDSMVEAIKNRKAHRTVILNYTKQGKPFWNNLHIAPVSNDREELVAYVGIIQDISEDIAQERALADAKSQAEQASRAKSEFLASMSHEIRTPMNGVLGMLNLLLSNELDEQQTHRVKLAMSSANSLLNLINDILDFSKVDAGKLELEMLDFDLRGMFEDFAESAALQAQCKGLELVLDTLDIEQSMAKGDPGRIRQILANLVGNAIKFTEQGEVIIQGKLSELDNNELCLECAITDTGIGIPKAKSAALFDSFSQVDSSTTRKYGGTGLGLAIVRKLCQLMGGDVWVESVEGEGSTFKFRVLLEKSEQSKQILPDLDMSKLELLVVDDNQTNRTVLGQQLRHWGAQVFESSSGIAALAECEKRFHDGQRKMFDIALLDMQMPNMDGAQLGKTIKEDKRFKDIKLIMMTSIGHQGDASYFADLGFSGYFPKPATTEDLFNALSVVADDGEALANAKPLVTTHYLKSMKDPHQDTTRVKWLPKPRILLAEDNQVNQIVTVSMLQKLDIEYVDVVSDGNEALRNLREYQHSEAYSLVLMDCQMPEMDGFHATKAIRKGQAGKSNTDITIVALTANAMVGDEKKCLEAGMNDYLSKPVSIEALLSCLKKHLNYEPILVEE; via the coding sequence ATCGAAAGTGGCGACGTTTTCTATTCACCAAGATATAGAGAATTACTGGGCTATAGTCCAACCGACCACAAGGGGTTTCCTGACCGCTTTGAAGTGCTTGAGCACCACTTACACCCAAAAGACAAAAGTGCGACTTTTTCAGCATTACAAGATCATTTGAATGGTAAAGGTGGGTTTGACGTCGAGTTTCGCTTGCGTACCCGACAGAACGATTATCGCTACTTTCGTGCAAAGGGCTTGGCGCTGCGTAATGAATCAGGAAAGGCGATACGTATGTCGGGCTCTTTGACTGATATTACGGATCAGAAAATGTATCAGGAAGCATTAAGCCAGGCAAAGGAGCACAATGATCTGCTGGCGTATGCAATTGAGTCTTGCGATGTTGGCATCATCATTTCGGATGCAAAAGAGCAGGGGTTACCGCTGGCCTTTATAAACAGTGCCTTTACAACTATAACGGGTTACGGCGAAGAAGTATTGGGCACTAACTGCAAGTTCCTGCAGGGAAAAGAAACGGCACAAGAAGCCGTAGACAGTATGGTTGAGGCGATAAAGAATCGTAAAGCACATCGTACCGTGATCCTGAATTATACGAAACAAGGTAAGCCTTTTTGGAATAACCTGCATATCGCGCCTGTGAGTAATGACAGGGAAGAGTTGGTTGCCTATGTAGGAATTATTCAGGATATTTCTGAGGACATAGCTCAGGAGAGAGCTCTGGCAGATGCTAAAAGCCAGGCTGAGCAAGCCAGCCGGGCCAAAAGTGAGTTCCTGGCATCAATGAGCCATGAAATCCGTACACCTATGAACGGTGTTTTGGGTATGCTCAATTTATTGCTGAGCAACGAACTGGATGAGCAGCAAACACACCGGGTTAAGTTAGCCATGAGTAGCGCAAACTCACTCCTCAACCTTATCAATGACATACTTGATTTTTCAAAAGTAGATGCTGGTAAGCTGGAGCTGGAGATGCTTGACTTTGACTTACGGGGCATGTTTGAAGATTTTGCGGAGTCAGCAGCTTTACAAGCTCAGTGTAAAGGCCTGGAGCTTGTGCTGGATACCCTGGATATTGAACAAAGTATGGCCAAAGGTGATCCAGGCAGGATCAGACAAATCCTCGCCAATTTGGTAGGGAATGCAATTAAATTTACAGAGCAGGGCGAAGTTATCATTCAGGGCAAGCTGAGTGAACTGGATAATAATGAGCTGTGCCTCGAATGTGCCATTACAGATACGGGGATTGGCATACCTAAAGCGAAAAGTGCCGCTCTGTTTGATTCTTTTTCCCAGGTTGACTCGTCAACAACACGCAAGTACGGCGGTACAGGTCTTGGTCTTGCTATTGTCAGGAAGCTTTGCCAGCTCATGGGGGGCGATGTTTGGGTTGAGAGTGTCGAGGGAGAAGGAAGCACCTTTAAGTTTCGAGTTTTGCTAGAAAAAAGCGAACAATCAAAGCAAATACTGCCCGATCTGGATATGTCCAAGCTTGAGTTGCTGGTGGTCGATGACAATCAGACCAATCGCACTGTACTGGGTCAACAATTGCGTCACTGGGGAGCACAGGTCTTTGAGTCCTCATCTGGTATTGCTGCGCTAGCCGAGTGTGAGAAACGCTTTCACGACGGACAACGAAAAATGTTTGATATTGCGTTGCTGGATATGCAGATGCCCAACATGGATGGCGCACAGTTGGGTAAAACTATCAAAGAGGACAAACGTTTCAAGGATATCAAGCTTATTATGATGACCTCAATCGGTCACCAGGGCGATGCGTCATATTTCGCGGATTTAGGCTTCTCTGGGTATTTTCCCAAACCCGCAACGACGGAAGATCTGTTCAATGCTCTTTCAGTGGTAGCAGATGACGGTGAAGCGTTGGCAAATGCCAAACCGCTGGTTACGACGCATTACCTTAAGAGTATGAAGGATCCACATCAGGATACGACAAGGGTGAAATGGTTGCCAAAACCGCGTATCTTATTAGCTGAGGATAACCAGGTAAATCAGATAGTAACAGTAAGCATGTTACAAAAGCTGGACATTGAATATGTTGATGTCGTAAGCGATGGTAATGAGGCATTGCGTAACCTGAGAGAATATCAGCACTCAGAAGCGTATTCATTGGTACTGATGGATTGTCAGATGCCAGAAATGGATGGTTTCCATGCGACCAAAGCCATTCGAAAAGGACAGGCGGGTAAGTCAAATACAGATATTACCATAGTGGCGCTTACGGCCAATGCCATGGTCGGCGATGAGAAAAAATGTCTTGAAGCTGGAATGAATGACTACCTGAGCAAGCCAGTATCCATTGAGGCGTTGCTGAGCTGCCTGAAAAAGCATCTGAACTATGAGCCTATCTTAGTCGAAGAATAA
- a CDS encoding exonuclease domain-containing protein produces the protein MLKALPEKYYLTHFHELQRFIVKTSFHLLTPMQQKLFTKLGTLDEECLCLLLRIINRKRTYVTRAQLNYAEIKDTDAALNVLRNEELVQSAQDKGADVLLEELTKEQLQCLASELIASGTVSSNTPVKSAKKALWVEFVYALSTNVTLSETSVFRTHLFAPVKADFEYWLFLFFGKLGGTLQQFSLRDLGVMQTRQGVSAGNAHFSELTEAQSAYFYVCQSKHLNSLSLDDKVLLAKQIHQEQVPAAEGLMAQARRDELTHKLACQLEADEPELATVMLKISNHPKAQEKYIRILYSTGNHEACLAQLEEVLTSPQNEELLIFAEDFSALKFTTKRTSVLTDILRQSGPAIALDEAYVGYPEMGAIAWYHRQGSKAYHGENQFWRMLFVLVFWPALYESTSSAPSNEFDLTPKSLKYNQFYEVHSEQIEQILEKITDNQSLFDWLLRQASAHFGKPNRLVFWHRSTLDLLLGVARLISITALKTHLIAMCKDFKMLKDGYPDLICIHGSEVSLVEIKAPGDSLRRNQLVTIRRLIESGFKVDIQQVCWQIAPQQAYVVVDVETTGGKKEFDRITEIAMVRVVNGKEVKRWQSLINPSRRIPKYITELTGISNEMVADAPRFSEIAQQVEDFMQDAIFVAHNVNFDMGFIKAEFARIEQVFQKPKLCTVQLGRKWLPGLKSYALNKVCAELGITLTQHHRAMADAEATAQLFILINKVRMENQK, from the coding sequence ATGTTAAAAGCGTTACCAGAGAAGTATTATCTCACTCACTTTCATGAACTGCAGCGGTTTATTGTAAAAACCAGCTTTCATCTACTGACTCCAATGCAGCAGAAACTGTTTACAAAACTAGGAACTCTGGATGAGGAGTGCTTATGTTTATTGCTGAGGATCATTAACCGCAAGCGTACGTATGTGACCAGAGCACAGCTGAATTACGCAGAAATCAAGGATACAGACGCCGCCCTGAATGTGCTGCGAAATGAAGAGTTGGTTCAATCAGCGCAAGATAAGGGGGCTGATGTTCTGTTAGAAGAGCTCACTAAGGAACAGTTGCAATGCTTAGCGTCTGAATTGATAGCGTCAGGTACAGTCTCCTCTAATACTCCGGTCAAATCCGCTAAAAAAGCGCTATGGGTTGAGTTTGTTTACGCACTGAGTACAAACGTGACTCTTTCTGAAACCTCGGTATTTCGTACTCACCTGTTCGCGCCAGTCAAAGCTGACTTTGAATATTGGTTGTTTTTATTCTTTGGAAAACTGGGCGGTACTTTGCAACAGTTTTCATTGCGCGATTTGGGGGTGATGCAAACACGTCAGGGTGTATCGGCGGGTAACGCACACTTTTCAGAGCTGACGGAGGCGCAAAGTGCCTACTTTTATGTTTGTCAAAGCAAGCACTTGAATAGTCTAAGTTTAGACGACAAAGTGCTATTAGCTAAACAGATCCATCAAGAGCAAGTACCAGCGGCCGAGGGGCTCATGGCTCAGGCCAGACGGGATGAATTGACGCATAAGCTGGCTTGTCAGTTGGAGGCGGATGAACCTGAACTTGCAACGGTGATGCTTAAGATCAGTAACCATCCGAAGGCACAGGAAAAATACATTCGTATTTTGTACTCAACAGGTAACCACGAAGCTTGTTTGGCTCAGCTAGAAGAGGTACTGACCAGTCCACAAAACGAAGAGCTATTGATATTTGCCGAGGATTTTTCAGCGCTGAAATTCACCACCAAGCGTACCTCTGTATTGACAGACATACTACGTCAAAGCGGCCCTGCTATCGCATTGGACGAAGCCTATGTTGGTTATCCTGAAATGGGGGCTATTGCCTGGTATCACCGCCAGGGGAGCAAAGCTTATCATGGAGAAAACCAGTTCTGGCGTATGTTATTTGTTTTGGTTTTTTGGCCTGCGTTATACGAATCGACATCCAGTGCACCCAGTAATGAGTTTGACTTAACCCCAAAAAGCTTAAAATACAATCAGTTTTATGAAGTGCATAGCGAACAGATAGAGCAGATCCTAGAGAAAATTACAGATAATCAAAGTTTATTCGACTGGTTGCTGCGTCAGGCCAGCGCACATTTCGGCAAACCGAATCGGCTGGTCTTCTGGCATAGATCCACATTAGACCTCTTATTGGGGGTGGCCCGATTGATCTCGATTACGGCACTCAAAACACATCTGATCGCCATGTGTAAAGACTTTAAAATGCTTAAAGATGGTTACCCTGACCTGATATGTATTCATGGCAGCGAGGTTTCACTTGTTGAAATTAAAGCACCAGGAGATAGTCTCAGGCGCAATCAGTTGGTGACAATAAGGCGTCTTATTGAGTCGGGCTTTAAGGTTGATATTCAGCAGGTATGTTGGCAGATTGCACCACAACAGGCCTATGTTGTCGTTGATGTCGAAACCACAGGAGGCAAGAAAGAGTTTGATCGTATTACCGAAATAGCTATGGTCAGGGTTGTTAATGGCAAAGAGGTAAAACGCTGGCAAAGCCTGATTAACCCATCGCGGCGGATCCCAAAATACATCACTGAGTTAACCGGCATTAGCAACGAAATGGTTGCCGATGCCCCGCGTTTTTCTGAAATTGCACAGCAAGTCGAAGATTTTATGCAAGATGCCATTTTTGTTGCCCATAATGTCAACTTTGATATGGGGTTTATCAAAGCTGAATTTGCCCGAATTGAACAGGTTTTTCAAAAACCAAAGTTATGTACCGTGCAACTGGGTAGAAAATGGCTGCCAGGTTTGAAATCTTACGCCCTAAACAAAGTCTGTGCAGAGCTGGGAATTACACTGACTCAGCACCACAGAGCGATGGCCGACGCCGAGGCAACGGCTCAGTTATTTATACTGATCAATAAAGTCAGAATGGAAAACCAGAAATAA
- a CDS encoding adenylate/guanylate cyclase domain-containing protein, producing the protein MKWLKDIDSSFDKLLTDCYQRREMEMELHVNKLRFYGLMALFITELVIGLYSIGWDSTLIAVDLGTLAVIALRCALVMHWATSERYKPWLKYVSILFDYAIILAVSFEIESLDLIKHLLQDLHKTEFELMLVSVLLLFNIMSAFRQGKLIIYFSTLCCLVTGTLVLEHSHTARAIEIHEQVIIVCSGFLAWSLSSYITGTYTKLRHRERLLRYLPEQLVKAVERGEVDIEPGGEKRDVTVLMADIRGFTRMCEQHDPEVITRLLNRYFSRMSSVIFSHQGMVDKFIGDAIMAVFGTPQKEENNARNAIEAAREMLQALDQLNKEFSADGLPEIKIGIGIHSGDAIAGNVGSSSCMDYTVIGDTVNVAARIESKTKELKHPILISEQSVQQSKLTQLKRVAMVELSGRSQPIEVYHFPD; encoded by the coding sequence ATGAAATGGTTAAAGGACATTGATAGCAGTTTTGACAAGTTACTGACCGATTGTTACCAAAGGCGTGAAATGGAGATGGAACTCCATGTTAACAAACTCCGCTTTTATGGATTAATGGCTTTATTTATTACAGAGCTGGTTATCGGCTTGTATAGTATCGGGTGGGACAGCACTCTGATAGCCGTTGACTTGGGTACACTTGCGGTTATCGCCCTGCGGTGCGCGTTGGTAATGCACTGGGCAACGTCAGAGCGTTATAAACCCTGGCTTAAGTATGTCTCTATTCTGTTCGATTATGCGATTATTTTGGCAGTTTCTTTCGAAATTGAATCGCTGGATTTGATAAAGCACCTTTTACAGGATCTTCATAAAACCGAATTCGAGCTCATGCTGGTGAGCGTGTTACTGCTTTTTAATATTATGAGTGCGTTTCGCCAGGGCAAACTAATCATCTACTTTTCCACTTTGTGCTGCTTGGTTACTGGAACTTTGGTACTGGAGCACAGCCACACCGCACGTGCTATTGAGATCCATGAGCAAGTTATTATCGTTTGCTCCGGATTTCTGGCCTGGTCATTGTCGAGTTATATTACGGGAACCTATACCAAGTTGCGTCATCGCGAACGCTTGCTGCGTTACTTGCCTGAGCAATTGGTGAAAGCGGTCGAACGAGGTGAGGTGGACATTGAGCCTGGAGGGGAAAAGCGGGATGTCACGGTGCTGATGGCTGATATTCGGGGGTTCACCAGAATGTGTGAGCAGCATGATCCGGAAGTGATAACACGATTACTGAATCGCTATTTTTCTCGTATGAGCAGTGTCATTTTTTCCCATCAGGGTATGGTAGATAAGTTTATAGGTGACGCCATTATGGCTGTATTTGGTACTCCTCAGAAAGAAGAAAATAATGCTCGAAATGCAATAGAAGCAGCGCGTGAAATGTTGCAGGCACTGGATCAGTTAAATAAGGAATTTAGCGCTGATGGCCTGCCGGAAATCAAGATTGGAATTGGCATTCATAGTGGCGATGCAATTGCTGGCAATGTGGGTAGCAGCAGTTGTATGGACTATACCGTCATAGGCGACACAGTGAATGTAGCTGCGCGCATAGAGAGCAAAACAAAGGAACTGAAACACCCAATATTGATCAGTGAACAAAGCGTCCAGCAATCAAAACTGACACAACTTAAACGTGTTGCTATGGTTGAACTGAGTGGTCGCAGTCAGCCTATTGAGGTTTATCATTTTCCCGACTAA
- a CDS encoding cation:dicarboxylase symporter family transporter — protein sequence MNLVIDWLKRINWMLWALLLGIVCGLVFGERVAFLKPLGEGFVKLMQITIFPYIVVSLVVGLGKFNPDQVKSILIKATTVMISLWLVGLAAIWAFSFTLPSHDAGTFFSPALVASAPEVDFVSQYIPANPFASMAEGNVPALVIFCIALGLSLISNGQKNNLLDVLEVVGQGLSLISKKIIKLFPIGIFAMTASTAGTISMEELNNLQIYLVLVTCLGFYLMFALLPMLVAAFTPVKYRDLIMVMRNAWITAFSTGNVFIVLPVITEGIKAHLAKIKRSDEESDHIAEVLVPIAYTFPSLGKLTTLMFVTFAAWLTGSPVTLEQMPNVTLSAMLSYFANVHIAIPYLLDSLKVPADSYQLYLSMSVLTAKIVSPTTVIYIFSFVLLSIFYTKRQLHLKRIRSLYYLTLLSALLPAFMLLSYSANNHLAQSTQAADEVIANMVVSDKVPAEVLNHVPKAYQSGELSLTNIEVIKKRDLLRVGYLVDNVPFSYFNQKGELVGFDISLAHKLAADLDVKVEFIPFKKAQLAEYLNKGFFDIAMSGLEINIADLSQVRFSDPVLELQLALIAKDHRLKDFATREQVLNYPSLRLAHVEYTPLMQDLAKKYEHIDVSALSSHKAFFNADERFDAMVISAEAGFAWSMFHPEFGVVVPKGAELKYPIGFAVAKRNLDILSFVDAWLTIQHSQGQISKSYDYWILGKGTQNKQHRWSLIDELDYDFKLNLK from the coding sequence ATGAATCTAGTTATCGATTGGTTAAAACGCATCAATTGGATGCTGTGGGCACTGCTGTTAGGTATAGTATGTGGCCTGGTTTTTGGTGAACGGGTTGCATTTTTGAAGCCCCTTGGCGAAGGGTTTGTAAAGCTGATGCAGATCACCATTTTCCCCTATATTGTCGTCAGCCTGGTTGTGGGACTGGGGAAATTTAATCCGGATCAGGTTAAATCGATTTTAATTAAAGCAACCACAGTGATGATCAGCCTATGGCTCGTTGGGTTGGCTGCAATCTGGGCTTTTTCATTCACTTTACCCAGTCACGATGCTGGTACATTTTTCTCTCCTGCATTAGTTGCCAGTGCACCAGAGGTCGATTTTGTAAGTCAGTATATACCTGCTAACCCTTTTGCTTCGATGGCCGAAGGGAATGTACCTGCACTCGTTATTTTCTGTATTGCGCTGGGGCTTTCCTTGATTTCAAATGGTCAAAAGAATAACCTCCTTGATGTGCTGGAAGTCGTGGGTCAGGGTTTATCCTTGATCTCTAAGAAAATTATCAAGCTCTTCCCAATCGGGATCTTCGCCATGACTGCAAGTACCGCTGGTACCATTAGCATGGAAGAATTGAACAACCTACAAATTTACCTGGTATTGGTCACTTGCCTGGGCTTTTACCTGATGTTTGCACTGCTACCCATGCTGGTTGCAGCTTTTACCCCGGTGAAATATCGAGACCTCATTATGGTCATGCGCAATGCCTGGATCACAGCGTTCAGTACAGGTAATGTTTTTATCGTGTTACCTGTAATCACAGAGGGGATTAAAGCCCATCTGGCAAAAATTAAACGTAGTGATGAAGAATCAGACCATATTGCAGAAGTGTTGGTGCCCATTGCCTATACATTCCCAAGCCTTGGAAAACTCACAACGCTGATGTTTGTCACCTTTGCAGCCTGGCTCACGGGTAGTCCGGTTACGCTGGAACAGATGCCAAATGTAACGCTGTCGGCTATGCTGAGCTACTTTGCGAATGTGCACATTGCTATCCCCTATTTGCTCGACAGCCTTAAAGTCCCTGCAGACAGCTATCAGCTATATCTGTCTATGTCCGTGCTGACGGCCAAAATCGTCTCCCCAACGACTGTGATTTATATTTTTTCGTTTGTACTATTGAGTATTTTCTACACAAAACGCCAGCTGCACCTAAAGCGGATCCGCTCGCTCTACTACCTGACCTTACTCAGTGCCTTACTCCCGGCTTTTATGCTGTTGAGCTATTCAGCCAATAACCATTTGGCTCAAAGTACACAGGCAGCGGATGAAGTCATTGCCAATATGGTAGTATCCGATAAAGTCCCGGCGGAAGTACTCAACCATGTACCTAAAGCCTATCAAAGCGGCGAGCTCTCACTGACCAACATTGAAGTGATCAAAAAGCGGGATCTGCTCAGAGTCGGCTATCTGGTGGACAACGTGCCTTTTAGCTATTTTAACCAAAAAGGTGAGCTGGTGGGCTTTGATATCAGCCTGGCACACAAACTGGCTGCCGATCTGGACGTTAAAGTCGAGTTTATCCCGTTTAAAAAAGCACAACTGGCCGAGTACCTGAACAAAGGTTTTTTTGACATCGCTATGTCTGGATTAGAAATTAATATTGCAGACCTCAGCCAAGTCAGGTTCAGTGATCCAGTACTTGAGTTGCAATTGGCCTTAATAGCCAAAGACCATCGCCTGAAAGACTTTGCAACACGAGAACAGGTACTCAACTATCCTAGCTTACGCCTGGCACATGTCGAATATACGCCCTTAATGCAAGATCTGGCCAAGAAATATGAACATATTGATGTTTCAGCTTTATCGAGTCATAAAGCATTTTTTAACGCAGATGAGCGGTTTGATGCCATGGTCATTAGTGCTGAGGCTGGCTTTGCCTGGAGTATGTTCCACCCAGAGTTTGGTGTCGTCGTCCCAAAAGGTGCCGAACTTAAGTACCCAATTGGGTTTGCTGTGGCCAAGCGCAATCTCGATATATTGAGCTTTGTCGATGCCTGGTTAACAATTCAACACAGCCAGGGCCAAATAAGCAAAAGCTATGATTACTGGATCCTTGGCAAAGGGACACAAAACAAACAGCACCGCTGGTCTTTAATCGACGAACTTGATTACGATTTTAAGCTAAATCTCAAGTAG
- a CDS encoding malate synthase yields the protein MKAQIQHTALENTSTECQKLIVAKQYLDQHCPLEFGSHKDVSSYVVYYNHLMVFFADGQHCGLKDCKQFVALCGHRESPSAILLKKADGMHIELSFDTACEPGRHDLAHLNDVQYETPLSPVTGEGEQGSRMWMSFVSGVQHALVTQQDRKCYRAKNGDDYSL from the coding sequence ATGAAAGCACAAATTCAGCATACAGCACTAGAAAACACCAGCACAGAATGCCAGAAGCTAATCGTCGCAAAGCAATACCTTGATCAGCACTGCCCTTTGGAGTTCGGATCGCATAAAGATGTGAGCTCGTATGTCGTTTATTACAACCACCTGATGGTGTTTTTCGCTGACGGACAGCACTGTGGTTTGAAAGACTGTAAGCAATTTGTGGCCTTATGTGGCCACCGCGAATCACCCAGTGCGATTTTATTGAAAAAGGCGGATGGCATGCATATTGAGCTAAGTTTTGATACCGCATGTGAGCCGGGTCGACACGATCTCGCTCATTTAAATGATGTGCAATATGAAACGCCCCTAAGTCCGGTTACTGGCGAGGGAGAACAGGGCAGCCGTATGTGGATGAGTTTTGTCTCTGGCGTGCAGCATGCACTTGTCACACAACAGGATCGTAAATGCTATCGTGCCAAAAATGGTGACGATTATAGCCTGTAA
- a CDS encoding ABC transporter substrate-binding protein, whose product MVQTLLVLSFFIVSLNVLANTAGSKVLRIYHDSDYSSHSASAEAMKMGFKSALSERNFEVQGFKLQFIEKDHRGNSNRSLLAMRRFLQDDRALIMLGGLHSPPYIKHREFINQQGILLLVPWAAGGPITRYPDANNWVFRLSIDDTKAGLRMVEFAKQKQCRSPHMLLERTPWGKSNYQTISRALGKSEPPVTWFNWNMKMNATKIMLREIAASGHDCILFVGNALEGKELVKALAQTPKAQRPAIISHWGITGGNFFAQVAEQLRSGIDLHFLQSCFSFQQRPHSEFAAQVWAKIMAAYPEKVVNGQFIQSPAGFIHGYDLGRVFLAALDQVALRGDMKHDRAALRDALEHLQKPIQGLIKQYQRPFSPWTKEHPDAHEALGLEDICMASYNTDGSIKVLENQ is encoded by the coding sequence ATGGTACAGACCCTGTTGGTTTTGTCTTTCTTCATTGTCAGTCTCAATGTACTGGCCAATACAGCCGGATCCAAGGTACTGCGTATTTATCACGACTCTGATTACAGTAGTCATAGTGCGTCAGCAGAAGCGATGAAAATGGGCTTCAAAAGCGCCCTGAGTGAACGAAACTTTGAAGTTCAGGGCTTTAAACTGCAGTTTATCGAAAAGGATCATAGGGGAAATAGTAATCGCAGTTTACTGGCCATGCGGCGCTTTTTACAAGATGACCGTGCTTTAATAATGCTAGGTGGACTGCATTCTCCTCCTTATATAAAGCACAGAGAGTTTATAAATCAGCAGGGAATACTTCTGCTGGTGCCTTGGGCAGCAGGTGGGCCGATCACGCGTTACCCTGATGCAAATAACTGGGTATTTCGGTTGTCGATTGACGACACTAAAGCGGGCCTGAGAATGGTCGAGTTTGCCAAGCAGAAGCAGTGTCGCTCTCCACATATGTTGCTTGAGCGCACGCCCTGGGGAAAGTCTAACTATCAAACCATCTCCAGAGCGCTCGGCAAGTCTGAGCCACCAGTCACTTGGTTTAACTGGAATATGAAAATGAATGCGACCAAAATAATGCTTCGGGAGATTGCTGCCAGCGGCCACGATTGCATACTCTTTGTTGGTAATGCTTTGGAAGGAAAAGAACTAGTTAAAGCACTTGCACAGACTCCTAAAGCACAACGTCCGGCAATTATTAGCCACTGGGGCATCACAGGCGGTAATTTTTTTGCTCAGGTAGCGGAGCAATTGCGCTCCGGCATCGATTTACATTTTCTGCAAAGCTGTTTCTCATTTCAACAAAGACCCCATTCTGAGTTTGCCGCTCAGGTTTGGGCAAAAATAATGGCAGCCTATCCTGAAAAAGTAGTCAATGGCCAGTTTATCCAGTCACCAGCGGGCTTTATTCATGGCTATGACTTAGGCAGGGTATTTCTTGCTGCACTTGATCAGGTTGCATTGCGTGGAGATATGAAGCATGACAGAGCTGCGTTGCGTGATGCGCTTGAGCACTTACAAAAGCCTATTCAGGGTCTTATAAAGCAGTATCAACGGCCTTTTTCTCCCTGGACTAAGGAGCATCCCGATGCACATGAAGCTTTAGGTTTGGAAGATATATGTATGGCCAGCTACAACACTGATGGCAGCATCAAGGTGCTAGAAAATCAATGA
- a CDS encoding DUF1294 domain-containing protein, with amino-acid sequence MAKVKGLYKKYLFKTLLDVLWILSIVLVTFVLIPSLIAAAIPGWSIAVYLLLTSACVFGVYARDKKLSKRGGERISERQLLLISACSLHISTPLCMQLMQHKTAKLSFLMKLLLLFLLQVAGLISLLIGLYM; translated from the coding sequence ATGGCGAAAGTCAAAGGCCTTTATAAAAAATATTTATTCAAGACTTTACTCGATGTGCTGTGGATCTTGTCCATTGTGCTAGTGACATTTGTGCTCATTCCCAGTCTGATTGCTGCCGCAATACCTGGCTGGTCCATAGCTGTTTATTTGCTGCTAACCAGTGCATGTGTGTTTGGTGTGTACGCAAGAGATAAAAAGTTGTCAAAGCGAGGGGGAGAGCGGATCTCCGAGCGGCAGCTACTCCTGATATCAGCCTGCTCATTACATATTTCAACCCCGCTTTGCATGCAGCTTATGCAGCATAAGACTGCAAAGCTCTCCTTCTTAATGAAGCTTTTGTTGCTCTTCCTATTGCAGGTTGCGGGGTTGATAAGTTTGCTGATTGGCCTGTATATGTAG